Proteins co-encoded in one Papaver somniferum cultivar HN1 chromosome 5, ASM357369v1, whole genome shotgun sequence genomic window:
- the LOC113280721 gene encoding uncharacterized protein LOC113280721 produces the protein MKNSAASVGQSRLDVMRAALRGEWNDIINFYNLQQVESPSNNIDIEDDNNNVLVSNNIDMEDDHSKVLVNNLTGDTILHLCAQCRQTHVMKQLLRIFPAAKVLLLMTNRKGNTVLHEAAKTGIVEMATLILKKELDGGGNQVLISVPNLNGETPIYWAAMYGHKDMFLFLNTTASSREITSTSTSTSMVGPITTRTDGSTILHAAVLAKAYDVAMEILEIYPDIVSNRNADGATASHILALSPSSFKSGTMYSQQYLGATPIVLAQYAAAIIYSFIEIENYEIHNAAVHRTHQQGSSLKEKFNLYFRSLCKGLPVLQLIYNVKLKHAYAIQLLRKLLEKDHGQWTINYEDPTYGLDDKYNDLENRRPLVTITTRVTTYKVREKPLILATKLGIVEMFKEIIKAYPESIEFCDEEAGRNLLHLAAEYRHERLIEFLKSSSTNSKRNLDILVVGIDRDGNTPLHAAAKLGKHKPWHIRGAAQWMQWECVWFQRVRRMLPPHMLRIKNSNDQYAYQVFTETHSNLREQAERWLKEGSNNCMLISALIATVMFASAFTAPGGNDSQSGRPVLLRNQDFTLFLHYVGLSLFFSLIALGLFLTIHAAPFNEHDFFFRLPLRIVFAITALFNSVTFTVYAFFQTWFLITGWTFRLGLLLFDMGLSTLAVLFFAELYVDIIVGFIRYLIDILFI, from the exons ATGAAAAATTCTGCGGCCTCTGTTGGGCAGTCTCGACTCGATGTGATGAGGGCAGCACTAAGAGGGGAATGGAATGACATCATAAACTTTTATAACTTGCAGCAAGTGGAATCACCATCTAATAATATCGATATCGAAGATGACAACAACAACGTTCTAGTTAGTAACAATATCGATATGGAAGACGACCACAGCAAGGTTCTAGTTAATAATCTTACAGGGGATACCATTCTTCACCTATGTGCACAATGCCGCCAAACTCATGTTATGAAACAGCTGTTGAGAATATTTCCGGCGGCCAAAGTGTTACTATTGATGACTAATAGGAAGGGGAACACTGTATTGCATGAGGCAGCCAAGACCGGAATCGTGGAGATGGCTACGTTAATCTTGAAGAAAGAACTAGATGGTGGAGGAAATCAAGTGCTGATATCAGTCCCTAACTTAAACGGTGAGACGCCTATATACTGGGCGGCAATGTATGGACATAAAGATATGTTCTTGTTCTTAAATACAACTGCTAGTAGCAGAGAAATTACAAGCACATCCACATCCACATCAATGGTTGGCCCAATAACAACGAGGACTGATGGCTCAACAATTCTTCACGCTGCTGTTCTCGCTAAAGCTTACG ATGTCGCAATGGAGATATTGGAGATTTACCCTGACATTGTTTCTAATAGAAATGCTGATGGCGCCACGGCTTCACATATTTTAGCACTGTCACCTTCTTCTTTCAAGAGTGGAACCATGTATTCTCAACAATACCTTGGGGCCACACCAATTGTTTTGGCACAATATGCTGCAGCTATTATTTACTCAT TTATCGAAATCGAGAATTATGAGATACATAATGCAGCTGTTCATAGAACACATCAACAAGGTTCCTCATTGAAGGAAAAATTCAATCTTTACTTCAGATCACTGTGTAAAG GTCTTCCTGTCCTTCAACTCATTTATAATGTAAAATTGAAGCACGCTTACGCAATCCAACTGCTTAGGAAGTTACTTGAAAAAGATCATGGCCAATGGACAATAAATTATGAAGACCCCACCTATGGATTGGATGACAAGTACAATGACCTCGAAAACCGACGTCCCTTGGTGACAATAACAACAAGGGTTACAACTTACAAAGTTAGAGAAAAGCCACTTATCTTGGCAACGAAATTGGGTATTGTAGAGATGTTTAAAGAAATAATTAAAGCATATCCAGAATCAATtgaattttgtgatgaagaagcaggaagaaatttgttgcacTTAGCAGCAGAATACAGGCATGAGCGCTTAATAGAATTTCTGAAGTCATCGTCAACTAACTCAAAGAGGAACTTGGACATTTTGGTCGTCGGAATTGATAGAGATGGTAACACGCCACTACATGCTGCTGCTAAGCTTGGAAAACATAAGCCATGGCACATTCGCGGAGCAGCACAGTGGATGCAGTGGGAGTGTGTTTGGTTTCAG CGGGTAAGACGTATGCTTCCACCACATATGCTAAGAATTAAGAATTCCAATGATCAATATGCTTACCAAGTATTCACTGAAACACATTCAAATCTTAGAGAACAAGCCGAGAGATGGTTAAAAGAAGGATCAAATAACTGTATGTTGATATCAGCTCTAATAGCAACTGTGATGTTTGCATCTGCCTTTACTGCACCTGGGGGAAACGACTCGCAGTCAGGTCGTCCAGTCTTACTCAGGAACCAAGATTTCACATTATTTCTTCATTACGTTGGTTTATCCTTGTTCTTTTCTCTCATAGCTTTGGGTTTATTTCTCACCATCCATGCGGCTCCCTTTAACGAACACGACTTCTTTTTTCGACTGCCTTTAAGAATCGTGTTTGCTATAACTGCTTTGTTCAATTCAGTTACTTTCACTGTTTATGCATTCTTCCAAACGTGGTTTCTTATCACTGGCTGGACTTTCCGTTTAGGCTTGCTTCTCTTTGATATGGGATTATCTACGCTGGCGGTTCTCTTCTTTGCTGAATTATACGTGGATATCATAGTGGGATTTATCCGTTACTTGATCGACATTCTTTTCATTTAG